In the genome of Salinigranum halophilum, the window CGACGACGAGCCGCTCGACCGCCGCGGCGGCGATGGCGTCGGCCATCCGCGCGAGCGAGACCTCGTCGACCTGTTCGGGTTCGTCCTTCTCGGTGACGACGCTCCCGCCGAGTTTGAGCACCGTCGTCATCGGTCGTCGCCCTCGGTCGCGTCCTCCGCCCGGACGCCCTCGGGCGCCAACTCGGCCCGGAACGCGTCCTCACACCCCGGCGTGAATCGGAGCGCCGTGCGGCTCTCGGGCGTCGGGTCGAGCGCGACGATACAGCCGCCACCGCCGGCCCCGGTGAGTTTTGCGCCGTGCGCGCCGGCGTCCCGCGCGGCCCACACCATCGCGTCGAGCGACCGCGAGGAGACGCCCAGCGCCTCCAGGAGGCCGTGGTCGAAGTCCATCAGTCGCCCGAGTTCGGTCAACAGGCCCTCGGTCGCCGGCTCGGTCGGGTCCGCGCTCTCGAGGAGCGCCTCGCCCCGACGGACGATATCGCCGATGCTCTCGACGGTGTCGGCGGCGAAGTCGTACTCCTCGCGCAGTCGCCGAACACCGGCGACCAGTTCACCCGTGTCGCCCGCGCCGCCGTCGAACCCGACGACGAACGGGAGCGCGGGCGTGTCGATGGCGCGGCAGTCGTCGCCCTCGACGCGGACGGCACCACCCATCGCCGAGCAGAACGTGTCCGCGCGGGAGGCT includes:
- the mvk gene encoding mevalonate kinase produces the protein MTVSSAPGKVYLFGEHAVVYGEPAVPCAIERRARVHVSERDDDHVRVQATDLSLDGFTVEYHGSTDDRPDVDVDRSLVDAAMGYVDAAVDQARDAADAPNAGFDIVVESDIPLGAGLGSSAAVVVAGIDAATRELGHELAPEALADRAFRAEYDVQEGQASRADTFCSAMGGAVRVEGDDCRAIDTPALPFVVGFDGGAGDTGELVAGVRRLREEYDFAADTVESIGDIVRRGEALLESADPTEPATEGLLTELGRLMDFDHGLLEALGVSSRSLDAMVWAARDAGAHGAKLTGAGGGGCIVALDPTPESRTALRFTPGCEDAFRAELAPEGVRAEDATEGDDR